The Vibrio sp. 10N DNA window ACAATGCCAACGATACGCTCTCCGATATTGAGAATAATAACGACGGTCATGTCGTGATAGCGTACGTCTTCAAGCTGAAACTTGATCCGCATATCCACAATGGGTATCACCACGCCACGGAGGTTCATGACCCCTTTGATGTAGGTTGGCATGTTGGCGATGGCAGTCACTTGACTGTATGTGATGATCTCTTGAACCGTGAGAATATCGATGCCGTAATATTCTTCACCAAGCCAAAAGGTTAAGTAGCCTTTGGCGTCAGATTGGTTGTCGTTGTCGGAGGCGCCGTTCACTATTTTCGCTCCTATCTCCAAAGTGGTTATCTGTTGCATTGGGCGAATGTCACTCTTTAGGCGAGCACATTATGAGCAATGAACGGATAGTGTTGAAAATAGTCTAGGAAATAGTTGGCTTATACCAAGTTAACTTGTTGATAGCGGTTATTTGCTGTGCAAGGTATCGGGCTGGCGAACCAAATCGGCGACATCCAAGATAAGCGAGACTCGCCCGTCCCCCATGATGGTGGCGCCGGAAACACAAGGGATTTTGCGAAAGTTGTTTTCTAGGTTTTTAACCACCACTTGCTGCTGCCCGAGTAGGCTATCAACAAATAAGGCAATGGTTTTGCTTCCGTGTTCGAGCAGCACCATA harbors:
- a CDS encoding chemotaxis protein CheW; the protein is MNGASDNDNQSDAKGYLTFWLGEEYYGIDILTVQEIITYSQVTAIANMPTYIKGVMNLRGVVIPIVDMRIKFQLEDVRYHDMTVVIILNIGERIVGIVVDSVADVVAIDANDIQPAPDFAGALDTKYIQGLASQNELMLILIHIQKLMTSRDMALFEQLDSDASLVHDNQ